A genomic segment from Triplophysa dalaica isolate WHDGS20190420 chromosome 22, ASM1584641v1, whole genome shotgun sequence encodes:
- the isl1b gene encoding ISL LIM homeobox 1b, with product MEDVQKRNKVTSFCVGCGHQILDRFILRVSPDLEWHAECLRCAECHQYLDESCTCFIRDGKTFCKEHSRLCPRICAKCCKVLNRNEYVMRTRVDVYHTECFRCESCDRQLLPGDEYVLWEGRPVCMDHHKFFKRLSTSNDLHDKTQDTDVYENSRPISQSSCPWSSAQRRSERATRVRTVLSESQLRMLQTCYSANSRPDALMKEQLVEMTGLSPRVIRVWFQNKRCKDKKIMMRHTQKQREGHPDVSEEPILADIQESQDIDMLGNPSWKLLTNFIQKHTDLSSFRHVLSLSKEGPCSGAGEVEVVSISAQLSDTPSSLTASPTGINE from the exons ATGGAAGATGTCCAGAAAA GAAATAAAGTGACTTCGTTTTGCGTGGGTTGCGGGCATCAGATCCTGGATCGGTTTATCCTGCGGGTTTCTCCTGATCTGGAGTGGCACGCGGAGTGTCTGAGATGCGCAGAATGCCATCAGTATCTGGACGAGTCGTGCACCTGCTTCATCAGAGACGGAAAAACCTTCTGCAAAGAGCATAGTAG ATTATGCCCCCGTATATGTGCGAAATGCTGCAAGGTCCTCAACAGAAATGAGTATGTTATGCGAACACGAGTAGACGTTTATCACACTGAGTGTTTTCGATGTGAGAGCTGTGATCGGCAGTTACTCCCCGGAGATGAGTATGTCCTGTGGGAGGGCCGGCCGGTGTGTATGGACCATCACAAGTTCTTCAAGCGACTGAGTACTTCAAATGATTTACATGATAAAACACAGGACACTGATGTGTATG AAAACAGCAGACCCATATCCCAGTCCAGTTGTCCCTGGTCATCAGCACAGAGGAGGTCAGAGAGAGCCACCCGTGTGAGGACGGTTCTCAGCGAGAGTCAGCTCCGCATGCTGCAGACCTGTTACAGCGCTAACTCCAGACCTGACGCCCTCATGAAGGAGCAGCTGGTGGAAATGACGGGCCTCAGTCCCAGGGTCATTCgggtttggttccaaaacaaGCGATGCAAGGATAAGAAAATTATGATGAGACACACGCAGAAGCAGCGCGAAGGCCATCCg GATGTTTCTGAGGAGCCAATTCTGGCTGATATTCAAGAAAGTCAAGACATTGACATGTTGGGAAACCCATCGTGGAAACTCCTGACCAACTTTATTCAAAAGCACACAGACCTGAGCTCATTCCGTCATGTG CTTTCTTTATCGAAGGAAGGTCCCTGTTCTGGTGCAGGTGAAGTTGAAGTTGTGTCAATATCAGCTCAGTTATCAGACACACCCAGCAGTCTTACTGCAAGTCCCACAGGAATCAACGAGTAA
- the pmaip1 gene encoding phorbol-12-myristate-13-acetate-induced protein 1 gives MAKKEQAAVVECALQLRRFGDVFNWKYKILELIVTLKNLHNDDKR, from the exons ATGGCAAAGAAAG AACAAGCCGCTGTCGTCGAGTGCGCGCTCCAGCTGCGCAGGTTCGGAGATGTGTTTAACTGGAAATATAAGATACTGGAGCTCATCGTAACACTGAAGAACTTACACAACGACGATAAACGCTGA
- the LOC130411414 gene encoding LOW QUALITY PROTEIN: heat shock protein 30-like (The sequence of the model RefSeq protein was modified relative to this genomic sequence to represent the inferred CDS: inserted 3 bases in 3 codons) — protein MMVDIYESSDSVRNHERLQELQHTGKSKGSTRERERDRAIEKQNNNREALSLLSLHGYQPSISPFMRICWPVCNXEITSLYRHTDVLQXAEKPGKLQHKISEDLQQMSESEIQPVASTVEKEGRXCPEELSIKQVGRKLQVSGKTEKKQEDGEGCYSYRIQEFRRLFDLPEGVNPETVSYFMTDGKLYIQTSEAPERMKTIDCSVNTAQTETENTQNNTTETHKTDQSSEKL, from the exons ATGATGGTGGACATCTATGAAAGTTCAGATTCTGTAAGAAATCATGAGAGACTGCAAGAGCTTCAACACACAG GCAAATCTAAAGGCtcaaccagagagagagagagagacagagcgattgagaaacaaaacaacaacagagaaGCACTGAGTCTGTTGAGTCTGCATGGATACCAGCCTTCTATCAGTCCATTCATGAGGATTTGCTGGCCAGTATGCA TTGAGATCACATCTctttacagacacacagacgTACTGC GTGCAGAGAAGCCTGGAAAACTTCAGCACAAGATCTCTGAGGACCTCCAGCAAATGTCAGAATCTGAGATCCAGCCGGTCGCCTCCACAGTGGAGAAAGAGGGAC ACTGTCCAGAAgaactgtcaatcaaacaggTGGGCAGAAAGCTGCAGGTCAGTGGAAAGACAGAGAAGAAGCAGGAGGATGGGGAAGGCTGTTACTCTTACAGAATCCAAGAGTTCAGACGTCTGTTTGATCTGCCTGAAGGAGTGAATCCTGAGACAGTGAGCTACTTCATGACTGATGGAAAGCTTTACATACAGACATCTGAAGCACCTGAGAGGATGAAGACCATTGACTGCAGTGTGAACACAGCACAGACAGAGACTGAAAACACTCAAAATAACAccactgaaacacacaagacTGATCAGTCTTCTGAAAAACTCTGA
- the golph3b gene encoding Golgi phosphoprotein 3 gives MTSLTQRNSGLVQRRTEASRNAAADKERSSEDDDYDSRRGEEEDEDKGDSKETRLTLMEEVLLLGLKDREGYTSFWNDCISSGLRGCMLIELAIRGRLQLEASGMRRKSLLTRKVLFKSDSPTGDMLLDEALKHIKETQPPETVQSWIELLSGETWNPLKLHYQLRNVRERLAKNLVEKGVLTTEKQNFLLFDMTTHPLTNNTIKQRLVRKVQEAVLEKWVNEPQRMDKRMLALLFLAHSSDVLENAFAPLLDDQYDLAMKRVRLLLDLDPETEAAKSGANELLWAVVAAFTK, from the exons ATGACTTCCCTAACGCAGAGAAACTCGGGCCTAGTGCAGAGACGGACCGAGGCCTCGCGTAACGCCGCCGCTGATAAGGAGAGGAGCTCGGAAGACGATGATTACGACTCTCGCCGCGGCGAAGAGGAAGACGAAGACAAGGGAGACTCCAAAGAAACACGTCTGACATTAATGGAGGAAGTGTTGCTCCTCGGACTGAAGGATCGAGAG GGTTATACATCGTTCTGGAACGACTGCATCTCATCTGGGCTTCGAGGTTGCATGCTGATCGAGTTGGCCATCCGGGGACGCCTGCAATTGGAAGCCTCAGGAATGAGAAGGAAAAGCCTTTTGACAAGAAAG gttttatttaaatcgGATTCTCCCACCGGAGACATGCTGTTGGATGAGGCGTTAAAGCATATTAAAGAAACGCAACCTCCAGAGACGGTGCAGAGCTGGATCGAGTTGCTAAGTG GTGAAACTTGGAATCCGTTAAAGCTGCACTACCAGTTGCGAAACGTGCGAGAGCGCTTGGCTAAGAACCTGGTGGAAAAGGGCGTCCTCACCACTGAGAAACAAAACTTCCTGCTTTTTGACATGACCACCCACCCGCTCACCAACAACACAATCAAGCAGCGGCTGGTTCGCAAGGTCCAGGAGGCTGTCCTGGAGAAATGGGTCAACGAGCCCCAACGAATGGATAAGCGGATGCTAGCGCTGCTGTTTCTGGCACATTCCTCTGATGTTCTTGAGAACGCCTTTGCTCCTCTGCTGGATGACCAGTATGATCTGGCCATGAAGAGGGTGCGGTTGCTTCTAGATCTTGATCCCGAGACGGAGGCCGCCAAATCAGGCGCCAACGAGCTGCTTTGGGCAGTAGTTGCTGCTTTCACCAAATGA
- the aplnrb gene encoding apelin receptor B, with product MDNMSNDYGQDYYEESANSTICDYNEWEPSYSLIPILYMLIFLLGLTGNGVVIFTVWRAQNKRRAADVYIGNLAFADLTFVVTLPLWAVYTALGYHWPFGVALCKISSYVVLLNMYASVFCLTCLSLDRYMAIVHSLTSTQLRTRGHMQASLATIWILSGVLASPTLLFRTTVHDVDTNLTSCAMDFSLIVSQPGQDALWIAGLSLSSTALGFLIPLLAMMVCYGFIGCTITRHFNSLRKEDQRKRRLLKIITTLVVVFAACWMPFHIVKTMDALSYLNLAPDSCTFLNLLLLAHPYATCLAYVNSCLNPLLYAFFDLRFRSQCLCLLNLKKALHASPASSLSSQKTEAQSLATKV from the coding sequence ATGGACAACATGAGCAACGACTACGGCCAAGATTACTACGAGGAGTCGGCCAACAGCACCATATGTGACTATAATGAATGGGAGCCGTCATATTCCTTGATTCCTATCCTGTACATGCTCATCTTCCTCCTGGGCCTCACCGGTAACGGCGTGGTCATCTTCACCGTGTGGCGAGCCCAGAACAAGCGGAGAGCTGCAGATGTCTACATAGGAAACCTGGCTTTCGCCGATCTGACCTTCGTTGTGACCCTGCCCCTGTGGGCCGTGTACACTGCCCTGGGATACCACTGGCCCTTTGGCGTCGCCCTCTGCAAGATCAGCAGTTACGTGGTTTTGCTCAACATGTACGCCAGCGTCTTCTGCCTCACCTGTCTGAGCCTGGATCGCTACATGGCCATCGTGCACTCCCTCACCAGCACCCAGCTGCGTACCAGAGGACACATGCAGGCGTCACTGGCCACCATCTGGATCCTATCCGGCGTGCTGGCCTCACCCACGCTGCTCTTCCGCACCACTGTGCACGATGTCGATACCAACCTCACCTCCTGCGCCATGGACTTCAGCCTTATTGTGAGCCAACCGGGCCAGGATGCGCTGTGGATCGCAGGCCTCAGCCTCTCTTCCACAGCCCTCGGCTTTCTCATTCCTCTCCTGGCCATGATGGTCTGCTACGGTTTCATCGGCTGCACCATCACGCGTCACTTCAACAGCCTGCGCAAGGAAGACCAGCGCAAACGGCGCCTGCTGAAGATCATCACAACGCTGGTGGTGGTGTTCGCCGCCTGCTGGATGCCCTTCCACATCGTGAAGACCATGGACGCCCTGTCTTATCTCAACCTGGCGCCCGACTCCTGCACCTTCCTCAACCTTCTCCTCCTGGCCCATCCGTACGCCACCTGCCTGGCTTACGTCAACAGCTGCCTCAACCCGCTCCTCTACGCCTTTTTTGATCTGCGCTTCCGTTCCCAGTGTCTCTGCCTGCTGAACCTGAAGAAAGCCCTTCACGCCAGTCCGGCCAGCTCACTTTCTTCACAGAAGACCGAGGCGCAGTCTCTGGCTACAAAGGTGTGA